The Streptomyces sp. NBC_00459 DNA segment CGTCGCGGCCGGTTCCTATCGCGCGTCCGACGGACGTGAGGTGCGACTCGCCGCGGCGATCAAGGCCGCCCGGGCGGGCACCCGCCTCTACGGCCCGGGCCCGCTGGACGTACCCCCGGAGGCCTCGCCACTGGACACGTCCTTCGAGGTCACCGGCGAGAGCAGCCTCGAGGCCGCCCGCCGCCTCCCCGGCCCCGTGGCGGTCCTCAACTTCTCCTCGGCCCGCAACCCGGGCGGCGGCTACCTGAACGGCGCCCAGGCCCAGGAGGAGGCCCTGTGCCGGGCCTCCGCGCTGTACACCTGTCTGACGGGGGTGCGTGAGTTCTACGACCACCATCGCACCCACCGCGACCCGTTCTACACGGACCGTGTCATCCACTCACCCGGGGTGCCGGTCTTCCGCGACGACCGGGGCCGCCTCCTGGACACCCCGTACACGGCGGGCTTCCTGACCTCGGCGGCCCCGAACGCGGGGGTCGTACGACGAACGGCACCCGAGCGGGCGGCGGAGATTCCCCGGGCCCTGGCGTCCCGCGCGGAGCGGGTCCTGGAAGTGGCGGCGTCAGAGGGCTACGGCCGCCTGGTCCTGGGTGCCTGGGGCTGCGGGGTCTTCCAGAACGACCCGACGACGGTGGCGGCCACCTTCAGAGACCTGCTGGTGACCGGCCGTTTCGAGGGCAGATTCGAGAGGGTCGTGTTCGCGATTCTGGACCGCACGAAGAACACAGCAACGCGATCGGCCTTCGAACGTGCCTTCGCGGGAGTGAGCGTCCCCTAGGGCGCGGCCTGTTGGTGGCTTTGAGGGGCGCGGGGAACTGCGCGACCAGCCACACACAACCCGCACGCGCCCCACGACCGAACCCCTCACCGCCAGCCGTACAGCTCCTGCAACCGCCGCACAACGGAGTTGAACCGCATCCGGTCCAACGCACACGCCTCCCGCCGCATCCCGTCCTCGAACAGCCGCAGCACCCGGTCCACGTCGACCCACGAGTCCCGCCCGGTCCGATCCCAC contains these protein-coding regions:
- a CDS encoding TIGR02452 family protein, coding for MSARLRDLARGTEEIVAAGSYRASDGREVRLAAAIKAARAGTRLYGPGPLDVPPEASPLDTSFEVTGESSLEAARRLPGPVAVLNFSSARNPGGGYLNGAQAQEEALCRASALYTCLTGVREFYDHHRTHRDPFYTDRVIHSPGVPVFRDDRGRLLDTPYTAGFLTSAAPNAGVVRRTAPERAAEIPRALASRAERVLEVAASEGYGRLVLGAWGCGVFQNDPTTVAATFRDLLVTGRFEGRFERVVFAILDRTKNTATRSAFERAFAGVSVP